The segment GGTGGCCGGAGTTGTGTGGGCGCGGGGCGATTTCGTTTAACAGCAGGCGACCCTCTTTTGTCAGGAAGAATTCGACGCACAGCACGCCCACGGCGTCCAACTGTTCCATAACTATGCGAGTGTAGGATGTGGCCGCGGCGGCGACGGATGCCGGCATGTCCACGGGCGCCACGGAAACGTCCAGGATATGATGACGGTGGGTGTTGGCCATGAGGCCGTAGTGGGCAAATCGGCCATCCATGCCGCGCGCGGCGACGACGGACAGTTCCCGCGCGAAATCCACGAACCCTTCCAGGATGGCCGGGGCTTGGCCAATGGCCTCCCAGGCGGCGGGCGCATCCGCGGTATGGGTGATCATGCGCTGCCCTTTGCCATCATACCCGGAAGAGGCCGTTTTCAAAATGGCGGGGCAGCCAAGCGCGCGCAGGCCCTGTTCCAGTTCCGCCAGGCTGGAAACAGGGTAAAACGGGGTGACGGGGAGGTCGTTGTCGCGGAAGAACTGTTTTTCGCGCAGGCGGTTTTGGGCGACGTGGAGGGCGGCGATGCCAGGGCGCAGGGGCTTTATTTCGGCGCAAGTGGCAGCGGTAGATGCCGGCACATTCTCAAACTCATACGTCACCACATCCACGCCGCCGGCGAACGCCCGCACCGCCTCCAGGTCCTCATACGCGGCGCAAACCTCCGCATCCGCCACCTGGCCCGTTGGCGTATCCCGCCCCGGCGAGAACACATGCACGCGATACCCCATGCGCCGTGCCGCCAGCGCCAACATGCGCCCCAACTGCCCGCTGCCCAAAATACCAATCGTTGCGCCGGGGAGAATTACCCCCGCTGGTGTTGTTTCCATAGTTCAGGGAAATACAATGCCGCTTTGCCTTGAAGCCCATATTCCAGATTCGCGGGCAGGGGTTCCAAAAAGAAAGGAGATGAACGCCATAACGCTTTTTTCGGCCACTGGCAGAGTTTGTCGCATTTTGCAGGATAAGCCATACCTGTCACCCCAAATCACATCATAAATCGACTTATTCTCTGTCGTCACGCCTTTGAATGCCGCGGCAACGGTGCACTCAAAATCTCTCCAGCCCGGTAAT is part of the Ardenticatenales bacterium genome and harbors:
- a CDS encoding 5-(carboxyamino)imidazole ribonucleotide synthase gives rise to the protein METTPAGVILPGATIGILGSGQLGRMLALAARRMGYRVHVFSPGRDTPTGQVADAEVCAAYEDLEAVRAFAGGVDVVTYEFENVPASTAATCAEIKPLRPGIAALHVAQNRLREKQFFRDNDLPVTPFYPVSSLAELEQGLRALGCPAILKTASSGYDGKGQRMITHTADAPAAWEAIGQAPAILEGFVDFARELSVVAARGMDGRFAHYGLMANTHRHHILDVSVAPVDMPASVAAAATSYTRIVMEQLDAVGVLCVEFFLTKEGRLLLNEIAPRPHNSGHLTVDACVTGQFEQQLRAICGLPLGDTRYLQAAAMVNLLGDLWQDGAPDWARLLALPHVKLHLYGKRDARPGRKMGHLTALADTPAAAAQLARAAWRVASGEG